The nucleotide window CTTATAATGTGTTTTCCGAATTTAATTGTGAACGGAGAATCTATGCTTCGTGTTGGTCCTTTAAGACTCCATGTTTGGTATACACTCCCGTTATTTTGTATCGCCTGGGCTGCTCTTTTTTCAAAGAAGTCAATGAAAATATGGCAGGCAATCGTGCTTGCTGGATTTGCGTTTATTCTAATAGCGAACATTCCAAATGTACCAGTCTTGTTTATTTTTAGCGTGATGACATTTGTGATGCTTCTTTGTGGAACGTTTTCGAAACGAGAGAAAATCGTTGCGGCGACACTTATACTCGGTACAGTTGTAGCATTCTTTATCAGTATTTTTATAATGGCAAAGAAGGGTATTTTAGCCCCTTATCAATTAGCCCGGATTAATGGCTTTTTACAACCTGAAATGTATATGGATACATCTGGCTATTTATATGTGAAATTCTCTAGCATCATAGAAAATGCGAATTGGATCGGTGGAAATAAAATACAGGGATTATCACCCGAAGCTCATACCGATTTCGTATTTGCTCATTTAATACAGTCATACGGCTTTGCACTTGCATTATTTATAGCAGCACTTCTTTTATTTGTTCTTATTCGTATTGGAATTCAAAGCTTTAGTAAACCGCAAACATTTAGTAAGCTGCTAGTAATGGGCGTTCTAACATTATTTGCTACG belongs to Solibacillus sp. FSL R7-0682 and includes:
- a CDS encoding FtsW/RodA/SpoVE family cell cycle protein, translated to MKLNEFLQQVTSFIRSREAKIEVEKELTQHLKQAKKAWLAQGYSEDEAEHRAVAQMGSATTLGQSLNKLHKPKVDWLIVVPIGLLLMLSFLPLLAVDLQYKSMLIERNFIYILLTIMMITGLMLFDVRKVKNYGYYFYAAGIGLMLLIMCFPNLIVNGESMLRVGPLRLHVWYTLPLFCIAWAALFSKKSMKIWQAIVLAGFAFILIANIPNVPVLFIFSVMTFVMLLCGTFSKREKIVAATLILGTVVAFFISIFIMAKKGILAPYQLARINGFLQPEMYMDTSGYLYVKFSSIIENANWIGGNKIQGLSPEAHTDFVFAHLIQSYGFALALFIAALLLFVLIRIGIQSFSKPQTFSKLLVMGVLTLFATQVVYAIAMTFGVVPLVSIPLPFISYGLTPMLLNACIIGVCLSVFRRKSYIFI